In Candidatus Eisenbacteria bacterium, a single genomic region encodes these proteins:
- a CDS encoding GTPase domain-containing protein — protein sequence MSLLSLLTRKPRVPGAAKGALKLAKKAAPSGGAPEASPEPSLPGLGIVGHQGAGKTVYLAMLHEVCKEGSDPVFRAYDDATAAEILTVIESLRGTTRRFLVAPARAETPQTPRFPPPTTSVRPFTFEAGGWGQRLRLAILDYPGANVSIYEEAGRKRQVNEWLEAAEGMLLLIDPATLASEADAQSQISSYRSLLARATGNAGRRRIPVSLVITKADRIEGFRDDTQTVLIPRSLDRARDLSVANLIEEVVSQPEFQGNPKWRDSVRAILNRLRELIPVLRDMDRGFQIFFVSATGGAIVEEGGGERPPDVLKPVGVREPLRWAVLRLGDRLRIEGRRRGARRALISCAIGAALVSLWSGAILWRAGQTAPRRGATIQETVRAYRSFDRFPLLWLRFLSPQVGRASLERYVYAQAVAYNETFPSVNAAFDTTAVTSALADLERMQRKSPRARDDLRRLADQLALRWDESRIEEINSMVARGGAAKEIDRRVRWILDPIRRREGQAIRDQIGSPLYFPIQSALQDLSLSTYLIPGPLETIKKACDAYFSDQTSMQDFNRARVRQLKKIVEEALAALALPDPPTSEAAIQTLRQQAKTIFPTLASFLSLPRLGGGAGGAAGAGGGGFAGDEPFAEWIEKSAARDPQFNLVTLPKNLRERLQKNLGSAENLQKARDYLKELDQWTQAPGVTLRLDITRQPRQGFHFHLGDATGLPRASEYEQGRPGEFQWKLGQPFVLYLSSNADCAAEIRTISEWRKEGRLSLFDAAKAGAAGDAIFETPDGPFRVEFKILGIEEKMPVLQ from the coding sequence ATGAGCCTCCTCTCCCTGCTCACCCGGAAACCCAGGGTGCCGGGAGCGGCCAAGGGGGCCCTCAAGCTGGCGAAGAAGGCGGCTCCTTCGGGCGGCGCGCCGGAGGCATCCCCCGAACCCTCTCTCCCGGGCCTCGGAATCGTCGGGCATCAGGGCGCCGGCAAGACCGTCTATCTCGCGATGCTCCACGAGGTCTGCAAGGAAGGTTCGGATCCCGTCTTCCGCGCCTATGACGACGCGACGGCGGCGGAGATCTTGACGGTGATCGAATCGCTCCGCGGCACGACGCGCAGGTTCCTCGTGGCTCCGGCGAGAGCGGAGACCCCGCAGACTCCTCGCTTCCCTCCGCCCACGACTTCGGTGCGACCCTTCACATTCGAGGCGGGGGGATGGGGCCAGAGGCTGCGTCTGGCGATCCTCGACTATCCGGGCGCGAACGTCTCGATCTACGAGGAGGCGGGACGCAAGCGGCAGGTCAACGAGTGGCTCGAGGCGGCGGAGGGGATGCTCCTGCTCATCGACCCCGCGACGCTCGCGTCGGAAGCCGACGCCCAATCGCAGATCTCGTCGTATCGAAGCCTCCTCGCCCGTGCGACGGGAAACGCGGGGAGGAGGAGGATTCCGGTCTCGCTCGTCATCACCAAGGCGGACAGGATCGAAGGGTTTCGCGATGACACACAGACGGTCCTGATCCCTCGGTCCCTCGATCGCGCGCGCGATCTGTCGGTCGCGAATCTGATCGAGGAAGTGGTGAGCCAGCCGGAGTTTCAGGGCAATCCGAAGTGGCGAGACAGCGTGCGGGCGATTCTGAACCGGCTCCGCGAGCTGATACCCGTTCTGCGCGACATGGACCGGGGATTCCAGATCTTCTTCGTCAGCGCGACCGGCGGAGCGATCGTGGAGGAGGGGGGCGGAGAGCGTCCCCCGGACGTCTTGAAGCCGGTCGGGGTGCGCGAGCCGCTCCGCTGGGCGGTCTTGCGGCTTGGCGACCGCCTGAGGATCGAGGGCAGGCGCCGCGGCGCGCGGCGGGCCCTCATCTCGTGCGCGATCGGAGCCGCGCTCGTGAGCCTCTGGAGCGGGGCGATCCTCTGGCGGGCGGGGCAGACCGCTCCTCGCCGGGGCGCGACGATCCAGGAAACCGTGCGGGCCTACCGCAGCTTCGACCGGTTCCCGCTCCTCTGGCTTCGCTTCCTCTCTCCCCAGGTCGGACGGGCGTCCCTGGAACGGTACGTCTACGCGCAGGCGGTCGCCTACAACGAGACATTCCCGAGCGTCAATGCCGCGTTCGATACGACCGCCGTCACGAGCGCTCTCGCCGACCTGGAGAGGATGCAGCGCAAAAGCCCCCGCGCGCGTGACGATCTGAGGCGCCTCGCCGATCAGCTCGCGCTCAGATGGGACGAGAGCCGCATCGAGGAGATCAACTCCATGGTCGCGCGCGGCGGCGCGGCGAAGGAGATCGACAGGCGCGTGCGCTGGATCCTCGATCCGATCCGTCGCAGGGAGGGGCAAGCGATCCGCGATCAAATCGGGAGCCCGCTCTACTTCCCAATCCAGTCCGCGCTTCAGGACCTCTCGCTCAGCACCTATCTCATTCCCGGCCCGCTCGAGACCATCAAGAAGGCGTGCGACGCCTACTTCTCCGACCAGACCTCGATGCAGGACTTCAACAGGGCTCGCGTCAGGCAACTGAAGAAGATCGTCGAGGAGGCCCTGGCCGCCCTCGCTCTACCGGACCCTCCCACGTCGGAGGCCGCGATCCAGACGCTCCGGCAGCAGGCGAAGACGATCTTCCCCACGCTGGCTTCGTTCCTCTCCCTCCCCCGCCTGGGCGGGGGTGCCGGCGGCGCGGCGGGCGCCGGCGGGGGAGGGTTCGCCGGCGATGAGCCCTTCGCCGAATGGATCGAGAAGAGCGCCGCCCGCGATCCCCAGTTCAACCTCGTCACGCTTCCCAAGAACCTGCGCGAGCGGCTCCAGAAGAACCTGGGCTCCGCGGAGAACCTCCAGAAAGCCCGCGACTACCTCAAGGAGCTCGATCAGTGGACCCAGGCCCCCGGCGTCACGCTCCGCCTGGACATCACGAGGCAGCCACGCCAGGGGTTCCACTTTCACCTGGGAGACGCCACGGGCCTCCCCCGCGCGAGCGAGTACGAGCAGGGTCGCCCGGGGGAGTTTCAGTGGAAGCTCGGCCAGCCGTTCGTCCTCTATCTCAGTTCCAACGCCGACTGCGCCGCGGAGATCAGGACCATCAGCGAGTGGCGCAAGGAGGGCCGGCTCTCGCTCTTCGATGCCGCGAAGGCCGGCGCGGCCGGAGACGCGATCTTCGAGACCCCCGATGGGCCTTTCCGCGTCGAGTTCAAGATCCTGGGAATCGAGGAGAAGATGCCGGTCCTGCAGTGA
- a CDS encoding ATP-dependent Clp protease ATP-binding subunit yields MADLGMTLSASEAIDRGREIAREHSHPQILPLHLLFSLLVPEEGAATRILLGLGREVGPFRGLVEDALSELPRSTSAVFDPAPSPAFKSVLELAETEKEMLEDRQVDEVHLLIALMSPDGGLPEPLRKALQLRRAKVLEVLRKTKQAEAVAGGGGATGVAAGQAIGFCADLTAKARAGILDPVIGREREIQQTIEVLARRRKNNAVLVGEPGVGKTAVAEGLAQAIVAGTVPAFLRSARILELDLPAMVAGAKYKGEFEERFKKLLTEMEAAGSEAVLFVDEIHTLLGAGGGGGGIDAANILKPALARGELRVIGATTTGEYRKHFEADAAFARRFVPIQIEEPDKATSMRILEGLRERYEKHHGVAFTTEAFDSSINLSKRYITDRYLPDKAVDLLDEAASDVRILVDSLTEARELIEKRDDPAVKARLDLLRNGLEERGLIPRRAEGGTEGGPKAWLASAGTIAKTVDAGVIARRVSIRTGIPVHRMLGDEREKLLKIEETLNSRVVGQEEAVRAVADAVRRGRAGLKRSNLPIGAFMLLGPTGTGKTFLAKSLALFLFNDEKAMVRIDMSEYKGEHTVSRLIGPPPGYVGYEAGGALTNSVLRRPYSVVLFDEVEKAHPQVLDPLLQVLDDGRLTDGQSRTVDFSNTVVMLTTNLAGSWISEQDSQGLPVDQKVLRDMLIRMGLRPELINRFESLLVFHQFTKEQVARIVDLQLRDVEAILAEQKMSLSVTPAAREVLANEGFDPEMGARPVRRVIDQKIMNPLASLIVGESSVEGRSVRVDAPSGAIQVRIE; encoded by the coding sequence ATGGCAGATCTCGGAATGACCCTTTCCGCGAGCGAGGCGATTGACCGAGGGAGGGAGATCGCAAGAGAGCACTCCCACCCGCAGATCCTTCCCCTCCATCTCCTCTTCAGCCTCCTCGTCCCCGAGGAAGGGGCCGCCACCCGGATCCTCCTGGGCCTTGGCCGGGAGGTCGGGCCGTTCCGGGGGCTCGTCGAGGACGCATTGAGCGAGCTGCCCCGCTCCACATCGGCTGTCTTCGATCCCGCGCCGTCGCCGGCCTTCAAGTCGGTTCTCGAGCTGGCGGAGACCGAGAAGGAGATGCTGGAGGACCGCCAGGTGGACGAGGTCCACCTCCTGATCGCCCTGATGTCCCCCGACGGCGGGCTGCCCGAGCCCCTGCGCAAGGCCCTGCAGCTCCGTCGCGCAAAGGTCCTCGAGGTTCTCAGGAAGACGAAGCAGGCGGAAGCGGTGGCGGGGGGCGGCGGCGCGACAGGGGTCGCGGCGGGGCAGGCGATCGGTTTCTGCGCCGACCTGACGGCGAAGGCGCGCGCCGGCATCCTCGATCCGGTCATCGGGCGGGAGCGCGAGATCCAGCAGACGATCGAGGTCCTCGCGCGAAGAAGGAAGAACAACGCCGTCCTGGTCGGGGAGCCCGGGGTGGGCAAGACGGCCGTGGCCGAAGGGCTCGCGCAGGCGATCGTCGCGGGGACCGTGCCCGCCTTCCTGAGAAGCGCGCGCATCCTCGAGCTCGACCTTCCCGCGATGGTCGCGGGGGCGAAGTACAAGGGGGAGTTCGAGGAGCGCTTCAAGAAGCTGCTGACCGAGATGGAGGCGGCCGGATCCGAGGCGGTCCTCTTCGTGGACGAGATCCACACCTTGCTCGGCGCCGGGGGCGGCGGGGGCGGAATCGATGCGGCGAACATCCTGAAGCCGGCGCTCGCGCGCGGGGAGCTGCGGGTGATCGGCGCGACGACCACGGGCGAGTACCGGAAGCACTTCGAGGCGGATGCCGCCTTCGCGCGCCGCTTCGTGCCGATCCAGATCGAGGAGCCGGACAAGGCGACGTCGATGCGGATCCTGGAGGGGCTGCGTGAGAGATACGAGAAGCACCATGGCGTCGCCTTCACGACGGAGGCGTTCGACTCCTCCATCAACCTCTCCAAGCGCTACATCACCGATCGTTACCTCCCCGACAAGGCGGTCGATCTCCTCGACGAGGCGGCATCGGACGTGAGGATCCTCGTCGACAGCCTCACGGAGGCGCGCGAGCTGATCGAGAAGCGCGACGATCCCGCCGTCAAGGCAAGGCTCGATCTGTTGCGAAACGGCCTCGAGGAAAGGGGATTGATCCCCAGGAGGGCGGAGGGGGGAACCGAGGGGGGCCCCAAGGCCTGGCTCGCCTCGGCCGGGACGATCGCGAAGACGGTCGACGCGGGCGTCATCGCCCGCCGCGTCAGCATCCGCACGGGAATCCCCGTCCATCGAATGCTCGGGGACGAGCGGGAGAAGCTGCTCAAGATCGAGGAGACCCTGAACAGCCGCGTCGTCGGCCAGGAAGAGGCGGTGCGCGCCGTCGCCGACGCCGTTCGCAGGGGACGCGCGGGGCTGAAGCGAAGCAACCTCCCGATCGGCGCTTTCATGCTCCTGGGCCCGACGGGGACGGGAAAGACGTTCCTCGCCAAGAGTCTCGCCCTCTTCCTCTTCAACGACGAGAAGGCGATGGTCCGCATCGACATGAGCGAGTACAAGGGAGAGCACACCGTCTCGCGCCTGATCGGGCCGCCGCCCGGGTATGTCGGCTACGAGGCGGGAGGCGCCCTGACGAACTCGGTTCTGAGGCGGCCGTACTCCGTCGTCCTCTTCGATGAGGTCGAGAAGGCCCATCCCCAAGTGCTCGACCCGCTCCTGCAGGTCCTCGACGACGGAAGGCTGACGGACGGCCAGAGCCGCACCGTCGACTTCAGCAACACCGTCGTCATGCTCACGACCAACCTGGCCGGAAGCTGGATCTCCGAGCAGGACTCACAAGGCCTGCCTGTGGACCAGAAGGTCCTCCGCGACATGCTGATTCGCATGGGGTTGCGGCCGGAGCTGATCAACAGGTTCGAGAGCCTCCTGGTCTTCCATCAGTTCACCAAGGAGCAAGTCGCCCGGATCGTGGACCTCCAATTGCGCGATGTGGAGGCGATTCTGGCCGAACAGAAGATGAGCCTGTCGGTCACGCCGGCGGCTCGCGAGGTCCTGGCGAACGAGGGGTTCGATCCGGAAATGGGGGCGCGGCCGGTGCGGAGAGTGATCGACCAGAAAATCATGAACCCTCTGGCATCGCTCATCGTCGGCGAGAGCAGCGTGGAGGGCCGGAGCGTCCGGGTGGACGCCCCCTCGGGCGCGATCCAGGTGCGGATCGAGTAG
- a CDS encoding serine/threonine-protein phosphatase, translating to MRVEWAFGTDPGRVRTNNEDSVLALPEKGLAILCDGMGGHRAGETASQIAVETFIAAFEEGRASAAQPGTDSDPLQAMITAAREANRAVNAKARAETDFYGMGCTLVALHLGEGEARFVTVGDSRLYLFRDGELHQVSEDHTRLRMLEQMGIDLDPAEARQVHGILIRAIGTQSEIDVDYGSGPAVRGDIWLLCSDGLTDELKAEEIRVILSDGIDAEQIVAACIRRALDAGGRDNVSVVAGRVIEGPLPRGGEAAPRVATDSASDTAGAAAAGHASSSLLRRLSRRLLGRDPGVEEEGSR from the coding sequence ATGCGTGTCGAGTGGGCGTTCGGAACAGATCCGGGGAGGGTCCGGACCAACAACGAGGACTCCGTCCTCGCCCTGCCGGAGAAGGGGCTTGCTATCCTCTGCGACGGAATGGGAGGCCACCGGGCGGGCGAGACGGCCAGCCAGATCGCCGTCGAGACCTTCATCGCGGCCTTCGAGGAGGGTCGCGCCTCCGCCGCGCAGCCCGGGACCGACTCCGATCCCCTTCAGGCCATGATCACGGCCGCGCGAGAGGCGAACCGCGCCGTCAACGCGAAGGCGCGCGCCGAGACGGACTTCTATGGGATGGGCTGCACGCTGGTCGCGCTGCATCTCGGCGAGGGCGAGGCGCGATTCGTCACGGTCGGCGACAGCCGCCTCTATCTCTTCAGAGACGGCGAACTCCATCAGGTCAGCGAGGATCACACGCGCCTCAGGATGCTCGAGCAGATGGGGATCGACCTCGACCCTGCCGAAGCGCGGCAGGTCCATGGAATTCTCATCCGAGCGATCGGCACGCAGTCGGAGATCGATGTCGATTACGGAAGCGGACCCGCAGTGCGGGGGGACATCTGGCTCCTCTGCAGCGACGGTCTGACCGACGAGCTCAAGGCGGAAGAGATCCGCGTGATCCTGTCGGACGGGATCGACGCGGAGCAGATCGTGGCGGCCTGCATCCGGCGCGCCCTCGATGCGGGAGGGCGCGACAACGTCTCGGTCGTGGCAGGCCGGGTCATCGAAGGTCCTCTCCCTCGCGGCGGCGAGGCGGCGCCGAGGGTGGCGACAGATAGCGCCTCGGACACGGCCGGGGCGGCAGCCGCGGGACATGCTTCATCCAGCCTTCTGCGACGTCTCTCCCGCCGTCTGCTCGGGCGCGATCCCGGGGTGGAAGAGGAGGGATCCCGATGA
- a CDS encoding FHA domain-containing protein, with the protein MLRLNLQLYRGPSELLADRTFEQETIRIGPDPGSDLPLAASDLEMPALLVEYRQGSYRIRGVSAHEHVRLNQARLPEGPEGAILSHEDLITFDRHSIVVRIYQAGGSELASPLWLLGVSGPLFGLSSELRASTIIGRSSKGPSEADIQIPVSDARDEGLSRQHARLTWTPGDVVEFRDISRHAEEIGSWLNRKRVMRGQILAVRPGDEIMIGPWGRHIFRLVRDGEWDFRPPRRVPAAAIVFGGWMARVLLPLAALLLLLAGGLFFSLREPDLGGGLAGAGLLGLIWSRVRLVRRRLAVRSQGRKLEGRIRV; encoded by the coding sequence ATGCTACGACTCAACCTGCAACTCTATCGCGGTCCCAGCGAGCTTCTCGCGGATCGGACCTTCGAGCAAGAGACGATTCGGATAGGTCCCGATCCCGGCAGCGACCTGCCGCTTGCCGCGTCCGACCTGGAGATGCCCGCCCTCCTCGTCGAATACCGCCAGGGATCTTACAGGATCCGCGGCGTCTCGGCCCACGAGCATGTCCGCCTCAACCAGGCGAGACTTCCCGAAGGTCCGGAGGGCGCGATCCTCTCGCATGAGGATCTGATCACATTCGATCGCCACTCGATCGTCGTGCGCATCTACCAAGCCGGCGGGAGTGAGCTGGCGTCGCCTCTCTGGCTCTTGGGCGTGAGCGGCCCTCTCTTCGGCCTCTCCTCCGAGCTCCGGGCATCGACCATCATCGGAAGATCGTCGAAGGGTCCGAGCGAGGCCGACATCCAGATTCCGGTGAGCGACGCGAGGGACGAAGGCCTCTCGAGGCAGCACGCCCGCCTCACCTGGACGCCGGGGGACGTCGTCGAATTCCGCGACATCTCTAGGCATGCCGAGGAGATCGGATCCTGGCTCAACAGGAAGCGTGTGATGAGAGGGCAGATCCTCGCGGTCCGTCCGGGCGATGAAATCATGATCGGGCCGTGGGGACGCCACATCTTCCGGTTGGTCCGCGACGGGGAGTGGGACTTCCGCCCCCCGCGCCGCGTCCCCGCGGCGGCGATCGTTTTCGGAGGATGGATGGCGAGGGTGCTGCTGCCTCTGGCGGCCCTGCTTCTCCTCCTGGCCGGGGGCCTGTTCTTCTCTCTGCGGGAGCCCGATCTGGGGGGAGGGCTCGCGGGCGCGGGCCTGCTCGGCCTGATCTGGTCGCGCGTGCGGCTGGTGCGCCGGCGCCTCGCCGTCAGGAGCCAGGGGCGCAAGCTGGAGGGGCGGATCAGGGTCTGA